The nucleotide sequence GCTAAGTTACATGGACCAACatattatttaagtttttttgttTTACAGCAATCATATCAAATAGTAAGATAGTAttagtatttttcaaaaaaccAAAAGTACTAGCACAATGGCGTGGTCAGTTCATTGTCTTATTCTTGCATACTAGCTTGCATCCATTAGTTAATATAAAAAACAAGAATAGTCTCCAAGGATATGGTCCCAGATCTTAGGTCTTAATCTAGACATACTATGTTGCTTCCACGAAATCGAGGAATAAGAGAGGAAAAACACAATACTGGAATTCTATACGCATGATCCCAACAGCATAATTGCAAGGAAGCAGCTAGCAATATGAGATGAGAGTTAAATGACAGAAACCGCATTATCGTTTACCCTGGGGGAAGACCTTAGAAACGAACTAGAAAGCATTAAAGTCTTCCAACAAAATCCAACATAATAATTGTAAACAACTCATTTTAATAATAATGTAACATAGAGGATCTTCAATCAGGAGAAGTAAAACATTTTTACTTCAACTTTCCTATCCTTTTAAAGTATTATGTGACTATTTTTGGCAATGCAAATAGTCACATAATATCTAACTGCACTATTCATCCAAAATTTATACTCGCTTCGTTAGAAAGATGGAGATCCAAAACACACATTTTTCACTTCCAATAGGTGAATGTACAATCACCTATGAAGCACAGACTCTGACACTGACACCGAGACACGGACACGCTGACACCGATAATTTCAAAAACATAGGACACCGACAccgatatatattattataattaaaatatttattccaaaatatataatataattcaaatataaaaaatacttaatataaaatttattgtcTTTCATCCAAAGTAATACTTTTACTAGAAAAAAAACACtaacaattaaaatatattaaggcATTTAACCCTCTAATTGATCACCATCATTGAAAATTCATTCTCTAACTCAGGTTCATCTAAAGAAAGATTAGCAACTTCAAGAATTCTGCAATCATCAAGTGATCCAAAATTGTCTCCGGCAATATCCCACATTTTAGTTTCCTCTTGCTTATATTGTGGACTATTCCTTGAAAGCAATCGAAGGTTGCTATGAACAAATACTAAATCTTCTGCCCTTTGTGGTGCCATCTTGTTTCTCTTTAGTGAATGTATAAATGAATATGTACTCCAATTCCTTTCACTACAAGAAGATGAACACAGTTGCGTAAGTAGCTTAAGGGCAACCTTTTGAAGTATTGGAGCATGAACGCCATGAACTAGCCACCAAGTTTTTGGATCCATTAAACCCATATCATTTAATGAATCAATGTCAGCAAAACCTTCTCTTCCATCTGAGAAGTTGACAAACTCTACATTCACTTTCCTCCTTTCATCGGCATCAGGAAAAAGCCTTTTAAAGCATTTTCCTCTTTCATGAGTGAGCTCCTTATCTTGATGTGGACAAACTCGATTAGGATCTTCACTAAGCCATTAATGACTATAATACCtacaatttaatatataatatatacgcACACAATGAATATGAATATACTCAatcttaaaataaatataaacaaacatttttttaaattaatatttaataataataataataatcaataaataacCTTGGATTTAAGGAATGAGCTAAACAATGAAGAGGTCTGCTACTCTTTGTCCAACGAGAAATCAATATCGAGTGCACAATCTCATGAAAGGTTGATTGTTCATTTTCCGCCTTTCTTTCATATTTATATATAGCCTTCCTCACTTCTTCAATCATTGAATCCCACATTTCATATATTAGGTGGAGACATGAAGCTTCTGTATCAGTTCTTCTAAGAACATCATAGATAGGACTAGTGaaagaaataatataattaaccCGATCCCACCAATTATCATCTAACAAAGTTTCCTTCACAAATTTAGCCTTTTCAACATcatattttttataagaaaaccATTGCTCACTAATCACCATATTATGAAGATCTCTCTTCAATAATTTAAACCTTCTGAGCATTACAGTAGTATAGGCAAATCTTGTTGGAGCGATAGAGAGAAATTTTAAGGAATTGAATGAAATAAAAATCGATAATCTCATGGAATGACACATTACaaacttttttataaaaattgcaTCTTCTGCAATTTTTGTGATCCATGAACACTCTTTGTAAACATCATTGTTTCTTTCAATATCCTTAGCTGCACAAATATTTTTGAAAGCAAGATTTAATGTGTGGACAACACACGGAGTCCAAAAAATAGAAGGAAACTCAGCCTCAATTATTAAACCAGCTGCCTTACAAACTGTTGCATTGTCTGTCACTATTTGCACGACATTTGAAGGTCCGACCTCCATGATGACCTCCCTCATTTTTTTTGCAATGAATTCCTTATCTTTTATCCCATTTGAACAATCTATTGCCTTTAAAAACATAGGACCACTCTCTGTGACAACCATGAAATTAATAAGAGGTCTTCTTTGTGGGTCACTCCATCCATCACTAACAATTGTCACACCCTTTTGGTTCCATGAATTTTTAATTGGTTGCAATAAATTCTCCACGTGTTGCCTCTCTTTTATAAGCAATGTTGTTCTTAATTTATTATAACCAGGAGGTTGGTAACCAGGAATACTACTGTTAGCAGCAATGGATAATGCCCTCCTAAAATGAGGATTTCTTGCTAAATGAAATGGTAGTCCGGCAAAGTAAAACATCCTAGTAATTTCAGAATCGAGTGTTTCTCTAGCTTGCGTATTAAAAGAACCTTCTATTGTTGAtgcatttctttctttttttggattAGCACCAACAATATTTTGACCTTCACTAGAATTAGGAGGCAAAGAGACAAATTTTCGTTTAGACTTCTCCTCCTTAGATTTAGCTTCATTGTCCATCTTCTTCAATTCTATAAGTTTTGCGGTTGTTATCTTCACACAAGATCTAACTCCCTTTCCCGAAATCTTCAACAAATGTGATCTTAATGTAGTATATGATCCATTAAAAACAATGTCACAAAGAttacattttatttcaaaatttccTCCTCCATTACCACTAAAACTCTTTATTTTTGTAACATACTTCCATAAAGGTCTTGTTTCATCAGCTTTTTCTTTGTCAGGATTAGAAGGACTAGAATGAGAAGTACTCATCTCTACACAAATTTATtaaaaggcttaattgcaattttggtccctctattatccatttttttgagttttggtccctctattttaaaatccggaattttagtccctttattttagttttttgaggattttggtccccttgcaaattcgaaggcaatttttaatgaaatggaacTCACATTGATTACATGTtaaacataaatcttaaataaaattagttttttgaaCATTTCAATGCTGAACTGACACGGACACATCATCAATGTGAaggtcatttcatttaaaattgcctttgaatttgcagggggaccaaaatcctcaaaaaactaaaacatagggactaaaattccggattttaaaatagggggaccaaaacccaaaaaaatggataatagggggactaaaattgcaattaagccttattaaaattattataatagtaatcattcaaaacaaaacaaaaaagtatAAGAAATTATAATtagataattattataaatattagaaCCATCACGTTTACAACTTCACACATAAAAATTACTAATACAAGTACTATTTACCTACTATCAGTACCACACTATAAATAAATCACTTTTTGTACTACTACCTCTTaagttaatataattttaaaaagtacAATTTTTTAACTTTTGACTGCTTTAGCACATGGGTTATCTTATCCTACAAAGAAAAATCATAATTTATGACAACTTGCAGCACTTAGCTTTTACACATAGCTATTAGATTTACACAACTttcaatatttgtttttataCATTACACATTGTTCTATACTAAAGGATACATTACTTAGTAAACACATAAAAAGCAGAATAACATTATAGAAGCATCAGTTGAGTTCACAACTTCAGAGTTACACATTAAGAGCAGAAGAAAAACGCAGTTGTAAATAACATACATATAGAAGAAAAGCATCCGAAGATTAGTTAAATAACTTAAATATTCATATAACCTTTTGgaagattgaagaaaaataaagagaTTCAACTAAAGATAAAGATGTCGGCAACGGTAAGTTAGTATAAGGTTTTGCAGAAGAAAGTTCTTTCTAAGAAGAATATGAATAGGGTTAACTAATATTCCATCCCTTATATAATATTTaggtttaaaattttattttattttatttcaatagaAAAAGATCTGaatattaaatttgattttatgtaaaaataaaatatttttaagatttAGAAATTTtaggtttacaaaaaaaaaattaattcaactttGCGTGTCTTTCCCGTGTCCGGCCGTGTCTTGGCCGTgtcttctaattttttttcttttttttcgggaCACCTCAAAAAACGGTCTGACATGTGTCGTACCGGTGTCAGACGTGTGTCAAACACCAACACGTGTCGGACACGCAAACCAATTgcagtgtccgtgcttcatagacaGTCACACTTAAGGACATGTACATGTTGTTGGGGTCTCCCGATTAATGGTAAGACGATAAATGACTCAGTTCAACAAGCCAATGTCCAATGCGAGCAAATTTTGGAGAGAGATATGGTAGAAGAATGGTCAAGGTCGAGATCAAGAGGTCAAAGTATTAATCTAAATGACCTTAAAGAGTATTATGGCTCAATGAATTTAAATGAAAATTCGACTGAGGTTGAAATAATACTTAAAACTAGATGTTATATTATATATGAGTACAtgcaaacaagggtgccacaattgataataaaataaacattatccATCACTGTCATGCATTTACTGGGGAATAATCCTTCAATAACTCATCaacctcatgtttacacagcggaataaattatcaaaatagcATTTCATCATCAATACCACAAAtcctcaaaattaaattaaaacaaaacagagttatcaaattaatttaaaaacataatgttccccagtgttacatctatcagagcatgacacttgacgctaaCTAAACAAAGACTCATTAGCtcatcctcaccaagtcgaagccgatatcctcaatctaaaaaatagtgtaagggtgagtctcattcgcaattaacaaatattattgcattataaataacaacacatcaatatttttattattcacccaattcagcTATATTCAGAAAATCCATCATCACACATAACACATaataccaatcataacaatgaagtacattcagtcatgtcatcaaattcatgcatatgaatgcaactgactctatgcatgtggtaccaaacatcatcaatgggagtaacccaccgaccgatccaacatcgtcaagatacggccctgccagcacaaattcaacacaatgggaattatgcccttcactgaatcccctcatcattaggattcaacCCTCAACAAATGACTATGaaatgaatgcaacatacacaacatacttatatcatcatcatcattaagtaTGTTCATAtgtatattagcatcattcaatataaTTCAAATCATCATTAAACACAAGATCAAATCACAAGGTTCATCATTCTCAAAACAGCGCtcaaaacaggcctacagatcaaaagttacgcatcattgaactttcgaagcaaaaacacaaaaacaGAAAATTTAACACACAgcagccatacgcgtatgacctaacccatacgcgtattgcccttcaccatacgcgtatcatacgcgtttcaCCAGAGCCAAAATTGCCCAGAAAgtatcccatacgcgtatcggcctcttcatacgcgtatcagcagaACCTAAATCTTCCTTAAAAatttctcatacgcgtatggccactctcatacgctcctcatacgcaattCACCAGAACTTGGTTTTTGGGACAGGGCAGCCGCATATCATACGCGTATCGCCTCTGGGGATTGTCCCTCATAtgcgtatggcctcatcccatacgcgtatgacactgttccatacgcgaaacaccagtaaTTTTCCAAAAACCTGCAATTTCGTAccagtccaattctcactcgtttTTACTCCTATCAGTCcatgattttgagtctaaaacagtcctTTTCACACTTTCATTCATAGGATTCATTCATACTTATCAGACTATCATCTTATATCAATTTATACACCAAACACCAAATTTCTAATCAATTCTTTAgaaccccaaaacctaactctgacatataatcaaattgacccaaacaaCACAACCAATCATGCACTATCATTCATAATtacgataagagatgataattggaagagtcccccttaccttagccaaattcttgattttggtctcttcctcttctgttcctctttacgttcctcaactcttttcttcaacttctcctttttcacgttcccactctttttccttattccctttattttatgaaaagataaaataattagtaatgggcttactcacttagcactcCCACACTACTAATCTCatcatccggcccaatggcccttaatccataattctccaataatcccAATTTAAAATactgatattaattaattaatttaaaaaaattcaattaaattaataaatcaaaatttatggggtgttacaactccccccactaaaagagttttcgtcctcgaaaacatacctcaagtaaagagttccggataggaatccttcatctggctttctagctcccaggtaacattcccatcagctggtcctccccaagccactctgaccaaagctatctctTTGCCATGTAACTGCTTCagctttcgatcttcaatcctcacggGTAAAGCTTCAACGgttaagttatctttcacctgtacatcatctatctggatcacatgagacggatccgtgacgtatctcctcaactgagacacatgaaatacatcatgcaaattcgcaagcatcggcggtaaagcaatacgataggcaACTTCGCCTACTCgttctgaaatctgaaacggtccaataaaacgcagagtcaacttctttgacttcaaatcccgaccaatacccgtcataggagtaaccctcattaacacatgatctccctcttgaaactcaagtgtccttctcctcttgtcatggtaactcttctgacgactctgagaagctttcatcttctcttgaatcatcttaatcttctccgtagtctgttgtacaatttttggtccgatcacagcactctcaccagattcgtaccaacacaacggtgttctacatctcctaccatacaaagcctcaaacggagccataccaatgctcgaatgaaaactgttgttgtaggaaaattcaatcaaaggcagataactatcccaagcatcTCCTTTTTCTAGCATACAAGCACACAACAAATCCtccaacgattgaatcgtcctctcagtctgtccatccgcctgcggatgataagcaaaacttaatctcagcttagtacccaaagccttctgcaaatcTTCCCAGAACTTTAACGTAAATCTCGGATCCCTGtcagacacgatactcgaaggaataccatgtagactaactatcttctcaatatataactgAGCCAGCTTcaccatcgaataatccattcttactggtataaaatgtgcagacttcgtcaacctgtccacaacaacccatatagcttcacaattcttaacagttctcggcaaaccagaaacaaaatccattgatatgctatcccacttccactcaggaataaacattggttgcataaacccagatggcttctgatgctcaatttttgacttctgacacgtcaaataagaatacacaaactcaacaatatctttcttcattccaggccaccaaaacagctttttcaaatcataatacatcttggtagcaccaggatgaatacttaatccactacggtgtccttcctccAGGATACTCTTCCGAAGCTcaacaacatcaggaacacaaactcgatcaccaaacctcaatataccattctcgtcgattctgaattcaccgcctttaccttggttaatcaaagtcatcttatcaatcaactcaacatcagttttctgaccttctctaatctcttcaagaataccactagtcagctttcgcatacccaatttaacactattaggagtatcttcacacaccaaactcaagtctctgaattgttcaatcaaatccaattccttcaccattagcatagacatgtgCAAAGGcttcctactcaacgcatcagcaacaacgtttgccttaccaggatggtaattcaaaccaaaaccataatccttaagaaattccaaccacctcctctgtctcatattaagctctttctgatcgaagagatacttcagactcttatgatcgctaaacacttcgaatctcgagccatacaaataatgtcgccacaacttcaaaacgaaGACCACAgctgctaactctaaatcatgagtcagataattcctttcatgcactttgagttgcctcgacgcataagtgaccacttgttgattctgcatcaatacaccacctaaacccatcagtgacgcatcacaataaaccataaacgattctgtcggattcagaaaaatcaagataggagcacttgtcaacctcttcttcaacccttggaatccttcttcacattttgaaTCCCAAATAAAAGCCCGACCTttcctggtcaatttagttaacggcagtgctaactttgaaaagccttctataaacttcctgtagtaacctgcaagaccaagaaaactacgaatttccgacactgatttcggagcttcccactgagatatcGCTTCtattttgtaggatcaacagcaataccattcttagaaatcacatgtccaagaaaactaacttcttccaaccaaaattcacacttcgacaattTGGCAAAAAGTTTCTTCTCTCttaacagctctaacacagttctgagatgtcccgcatgttcttcctcattctttgaatatatcaggatatcatctataaacaccaccacgaacttatcgagataaggatggaagatcctattcatatactccataaaaacaccaggtgcattagtaactccaaacggcattaccgaatactcataatgtccatatctCGTTCTAAAGGcaatcttctgaatatcgtcatctttcacacgaatttggtgatacccagacctcagatcaatcttactaaatacccACGCTCCAACTAGCTGTTctattaaatcatcaatcctcggtagtggataccgattcttgatagtaaccttgttcaattatctgtaatctacacacatccTCATCGaatcctctttcttctttactagcaacactggcgcaccccacggagaaacactcggacgaatgaatttcttctcaagcaattcttccaactgttTCTTTAGTTCAGCCAACTTAGACGGCAACATACGATACGGttccatcgacactggactagttcccggaatcaaatcaatagcaaattccacttctctttctggtggcaATTCGTTCACATCTT is from Vicia villosa cultivar HV-30 ecotype Madison, WI unplaced genomic scaffold, Vvil1.0 ctg.002729F_1_1, whole genome shotgun sequence and encodes:
- the LOC131639665 gene encoding uncharacterized protein LOC131639665 produces the protein MSTSHSSPSNPDKEKADETRPLWKYVTKIKSFSGNGGGNFEIKCNLCDIVFNGSYTTLRSHLLKISGKGVRSCVKITTAKLIELKKMDNEAKSKEEKSKRKFVSLPPNSSEGQNIVGANPKKERNASTIEGSFNTQARETLDSEITRMFYFAGLPFHLARNPHFRRALSIAANSSIPGYQPPGYNKLRTTLLIKERQHVENLLQPIKNSWNQKGVTIVSDGWSDPQRRPLINFMVVTESGPMFLKAIDCSNGIKDKEFIAKKMREVIMEVGPSNVVQIVTDNATVCKAAGLIIEAEFPSIFWTPCVVHTLNLAFKNICAAKDIERNNDVYKECSWITKIAEDAIFIKKFVMCHSMRLSIFISFNSLKFLSIAPTRFAYTTVMLRRFKLLKRDLHNMVISEQWFSYKKYDVEKAKFVKETLLDDNWWDRVNYIISFTSPIYDVLRRTDTEASCLHLIYEMWDSMIEEVRKAIYKYERKAENEQSTFHEIVHSILISRWTKSSRPLHCLAHSLNPSEDPNRVCPHQDKELTHERGKCFKRLFPDADERRKVNVEFVNFSDGREGFADIDSLNDMGLMDPKTWWLVHGVHAPILQKVALKLLTQLCSSSCSERNWSTYSFIHSLKRNKMAPQRAEDLVFVHSNLRLLSRNSPQYKQEETKMWDIAGDNFGSLDDCRILEVANLSLDEPELENEFSMMVIN